From Halomarina ordinaria:
CACCAACAGGAACAGCAGGAGGCCGATGACGAGGAAACCGGTGCCGACGACGATGCCGAGGAGCGTGTCGAGGCCGAGCAGCGGAATCGCCGCGAACATCGACAGCCCCACGAGCACCTGGACGCCGGCGACGGCCTGGAGCATCCGGTTACCGAGTTCGCCGCTCCCCTCGGGGACGTCGAGCGGGTCCGGGAGCGTCTCCTCCGCCGGCGGGTCGCTCACCTCGTAGTCGTCCATCGAGCAGAGCGCGACCGTCGGCTTCACGTCACGGAGGACGGTCCCCATCCCCTCGACGGTCCCGTCGCCGTACACGACGGCGTACCCCTCGTCGGAGTAGGCGACCACCCGGTCGGGGTCCGCGAAGCGTTCGAGGCGCGCGAACACGTCGCGGTTGGCGACGCGGTTCTTCAGGTCCGCCTCGACGCGGTCGAGCAGTTCCGGGCCCGTAATCCACGTGTCGGGGTCGAACGCCGCCTCCCACTCCTCGGGCGTCATCCGGGCCATGTCCTCCGGGCGGAAGTCGTCGAAGTCGTACTTCTCGTCGACCTGCGCGCGGAGTTCCTCGAGCGAACGGTCCGGGGACCCGTCGCTGGTCGACTCGGGCGCGTCGTCCGCGCCCCCGTCCCCCTCGTCGGGTCCGTCGGCCGACGACCGAGAATCCGCCATGGTCCGTGGTTGGTCCGCTCGCCGTATAGACGTTCCGACGCAGTGACGAGCACGGGTGCGCAGCACGTCGGTTCCGTCACCCTCAAGCGCCCGCCCGTCGACGTTCGTGTATGTTCGGACTCAGCGAGACGGGGACGGCAACCCTCGTCGCGCTCTCGGTGTCGCTGAGTTTCCCGCTGTTCCTCTACGGCGCGTGGATAATGATCGACGCCGAGGAGGTGACGTGGGGCGTCCTCACGCACCACCTGAAGTTCATCGTCACCGGCCTCGCGCTCACCACCGTCCCGCTCGTGACGTGGATGGCCCCTCGCTTTTTCGACCAGCTGAACGGGTTCGCCGCGCTCCACGCCTTCCTCGGCCTCCAGGCGTACGCGATGCTCGCGTTCGGCGCGACGGGCATCGTCCGCATCTTCCGCGCGAAGTGGGAGCACAACCTCTACCACGACTACGACGCGGACGTCCTGCTGGACGAAATCGGCGACGAGAGCATGCGCTTCTGGCGCCGGCGTCTCCGGGTCGGCGTCTTCGGCTACGTGCTGTTCTGGCTGCTCGCGTACGTCGTCGGCATGGCGCGCTACGTCGTCAAGTACGGCCTGCTCTAATCCCAGGACTCGCCGCTGGCGAGGTCGACATCGTGGTCGAGTTTCGAGGAGGGACAGACGTCCTCGAGGACGCAGTCCGAACAGTCGGGGTTCCGGGCAGTGCAGGTCGCACGCCCGTGGTCGATGAGCAGGTGGGTGAACACCTGCCACTTCGACTCGGGGACGACGGGGAGCAGGTCCGCCTCGATGCGCTCGGGGCGCTCCTCCTCGGTCAGTCCCAGTCGCCGCGAGAGTCGCCTGACGTGCGTGTCGACGACGATGCCCTCGACGATGTCGTGGCCGTGCTGGAGGACGACGTTCGCCGTCTTCCGGCCCACGCCGGGGAGGTCCGTGAGCGCGCTCATGGTGTCGGGCACCTCGCCGTCGTGTTCCTCGGCGACGATGCGCCCGATGCCCTTCAGGTAGCCCGCCTTGTTGTTGTGGAACGTGATGCCGTAGATGGCGTCCGCGAGTTCCGCCTCCGACGCCCGCGCGTAGTCCTCCGGCGTC
This genomic window contains:
- a CDS encoding DUF7319 domain-containing protein — encoded protein: MADSRSSADGPDEGDGGADDAPESTSDGSPDRSLEELRAQVDEKYDFDDFRPEDMARMTPEEWEAAFDPDTWITGPELLDRVEADLKNRVANRDVFARLERFADPDRVVAYSDEGYAVVYGDGTVEGMGTVLRDVKPTVALCSMDDYEVSDPPAEETLPDPLDVPEGSGELGNRMLQAVAGVQVLVGLSMFAAIPLLGLDTLLGIVVGTGFLVIGLLLFLLVANARLSDRFRAEEYRNRLRAVGIDSDERPAFLDDIERGQLPDLEEEGAESESNENTA
- a CDS encoding DUF7321 family protein codes for the protein MFGLSETGTATLVALSVSLSFPLFLYGAWIMIDAEEVTWGVLTHHLKFIVTGLALTTVPLVTWMAPRFFDQLNGFAALHAFLGLQAYAMLAFGATGIVRIFRAKWEHNLYHDYDADVLLDEIGDESMRFWRRRLRVGVFGYVLFWLLAYVVGMARYVVKYGLL
- the nth gene encoding endonuclease III is translated as MGVPLDSREEQAVEVIDRLEEAYPDSTISLDYSNRLELLVAVVLSAQCTDERVNGVTADLFETYRTPEDYARASEAELADAIYGITFHNNKAGYLKGIGRIVAEEHDGEVPDTMSALTDLPGVGRKTANVVLQHGHDIVEGIVVDTHVRRLSRRLGLTEEERPERIEADLLPVVPESKWQVFTHLLIDHGRATCTARNPDCSDCVLEDVCPSSKLDHDVDLASGESWD